The proteins below are encoded in one region of Aequorivita iocasae:
- a CDS encoding ATPase, translated as MDNPSKITEGGVEYSLGKFDGKSVIYDFPKILIYLNAKGKLLFGEKFRIYDEDKDILLKLCSYFIKDKDNCETYGIDIDKGILLSGPVGCGKTSLMKLLRHLVPLQRPYEMIPCRNVTFSFNHLGFKTVEEYGNTKFYCFDDLGVEPSGRFYGKDLNVMGEVLLSRYELYLQTKHKIKTHATTNLNAEELEERYGNRVRSRMRELFNLIAFDTKAGDKRK; from the coding sequence ATGGACAACCCCTCTAAAATAACCGAAGGTGGCGTGGAATATTCGCTCGGAAAATTTGATGGTAAAAGTGTGATCTATGATTTTCCAAAAATCTTGATTTACCTAAATGCCAAAGGCAAACTTTTGTTTGGCGAAAAGTTTAGGATATATGATGAAGACAAGGATATTTTGCTGAAGCTCTGTTCCTACTTCATCAAGGATAAAGACAACTGTGAGACTTATGGTATTGACATTGACAAAGGCATTCTACTTTCCGGACCCGTTGGCTGCGGCAAAACCAGTTTGATGAAATTGTTGCGCCATTTGGTTCCACTACAAAGACCTTACGAAATGATTCCCTGCCGGAATGTAACCTTCAGTTTCAACCATCTTGGGTTTAAAACGGTTGAAGAGTATGGTAATACCAAATTTTACTGTTTTGATGATTTAGGTGTGGAACCATCTGGTAGATTCTACGGAAAGGATTTGAACGTAATGGGCGAAGTGCTCTTATCCCGATACGAGCTTTACTTACAAACCAAACACAAAATCAAGACGCACGCCACAACCAATCTCAATGCTGAAGAACTGGAAGAACGCTATGGTAATCGTGTGCGTAGCCGAATGCGAGAACTTTTTAATTTGATTGCTTTTGATACTAAAGCTGGGGATAAACGGAAGTGA
- a CDS encoding conjugal transfer protein, whose amino-acid sequence MKTKILVLAMALLFSLNIKAQGMPVYDNTNFISLIKQLLESGKQTANIIKTVKFLKTAKENIEKVNDVVRQLNAVREIGRNNQRLIDVMQDDLKDILDSPYIKPEEVARVSESFTAIVENSLDTMNFIDEILCSDYLKMSDAERAEILKQKELESKEMVSNVKAKTKRYKDIISFRKMQDKINNRETEY is encoded by the coding sequence ATGAAGACAAAAATTTTAGTACTCGCAATGGCATTGCTGTTCAGCTTGAACATTAAAGCACAGGGAATGCCAGTTTATGACAATACCAATTTTATTAGTTTAATAAAACAACTATTAGAATCTGGGAAGCAAACCGCAAACATTATCAAGACTGTCAAGTTCTTAAAAACAGCAAAAGAAAACATTGAAAAGGTCAACGATGTGGTTAGGCAATTGAATGCCGTTCGTGAGATTGGCCGTAACAATCAGCGACTCATTGATGTGATGCAGGATGATTTAAAGGACATTCTTGATAGCCCTTACATCAAGCCCGAAGAAGTTGCAAGGGTTTCTGAATCATTCACTGCCATTGTAGAAAATTCTTTGGATACAATGAATTTCATAGATGAAATCCTATGCAGCGATTATCTGAAAATGAGCGACGCTGAACGTGCTGAAATCCTCAAACAAAAAGAACTGGAATCAAAGGAAATGGTTTCCAATGTCAAAGCCAAAACGAAACGCTACAAGGATATTATTTCCTTCAGAAAAATGCAGGATAAAATCAATAACCGAGAAACCGAATATTAA
- a CDS encoding ArsR/SmtB family transcription factor: protein MSLEITCTRNEADKKQISRCKETIENSSGSLEAISKILSLAGSEVRLKILFLLNIENELCPCDIADILEMSVPAVSQHIRKMKDAGIITSRREGQTLYYSLVKSEDNVLNGIFNSISARKKTA, encoded by the coding sequence ATGAGCTTGGAAATAACCTGTACACGGAACGAAGCAGACAAGAAGCAAATATCGAGATGTAAGGAAACCATAGAGAATTCTTCAGGTAGCTTAGAAGCAATAAGCAAAATTTTGTCTCTTGCGGGAAGCGAGGTACGACTGAAAATTCTATTTCTATTGAACATAGAGAATGAACTGTGTCCTTGCGATATTGCTGACATTCTTGAAATGAGTGTTCCTGCCGTATCCCAACATATCCGTAAAATGAAGGATGCGGGAATTATTACATCGAGACGTGAAGGGCAAACATTGTATTATTCGCTGGTAAAGAGTGAGGACAATGTTTTGAATGGAATTTTCAATTCAATTTCAGCAAGAAAGAAAACAGCTTAG
- a CDS encoding nuclear transport factor 2 family protein — protein sequence MKNLVICSFLLLFFSCSENKNLSPSETAKVVAESFYHGDEATLKKHTTAEGYANLSSIQAMFTEDKDSEANFKVVDEAMDGKVAWVKYSTSYDQKPGVFKLIQEDGEWKVTHNGPRDKGPF from the coding sequence ATGAAAAATTTAGTCATTTGCTCGTTCTTATTGTTGTTCTTCTCCTGTTCAGAAAACAAGAATCTTTCCCCTTCTGAAACTGCCAAAGTTGTTGCCGAAAGTTTTTATCACGGCGATGAAGCTACCTTAAAAAAGCATACAACTGCGGAAGGCTATGCAAACCTTTCAAGCATTCAAGCAATGTTTACTGAAGATAAAGATTCAGAAGCTAATTTTAAAGTGGTGGATGAAGCTATGGATGGCAAGGTGGCTTGGGTAAAATATTCAACTTCTTACGACCAAAAACCGGGTGTTTTTAAACTGATTCAAGAAGATGGCGAATGGAAGGTAACGCATAATGGGCCGAGGGATAAAGGGCCGTTTTAA
- a CDS encoding DUF4138 domain-containing protein produces the protein MKKYIITSLFIAVATFVPRLCWAQVTAQETIVIDTIYANDTKNVALFFPEPIRQGITGSDNFIFTYNREKEQYFGLLQAKPGKESNLLIVNRDGSIFSYIVRYKKNLTKFNYFIPKSSSIGNERPIMNDSISVATAESKIDNKNYYYQKFSSYLLERKQRVGRIKKRTEGIVLSVENIVFDTEELYFVIEIKNNSTLDYDLNFLKLSVETRQKGKKKSLQRLYQEPLFKYNQPSKIKENETVRFVYVIPKFSLSNDRRAILELHEKDGERNIKLKISHSHINNPN, from the coding sequence ATGAAAAAATATATCATAACTTCATTATTTATAGCTGTTGCAACTTTTGTACCTCGACTTTGTTGGGCGCAGGTAACAGCACAAGAAACAATCGTAATAGATACCATCTATGCGAATGACACTAAAAATGTTGCGCTGTTTTTTCCAGAGCCTATTCGGCAAGGCATAACCGGTTCGGACAATTTTATATTTACGTATAACCGAGAAAAAGAGCAGTATTTCGGTTTGCTTCAAGCAAAGCCTGGAAAAGAAAGCAATCTTCTGATAGTCAATAGAGATGGTTCAATTTTTTCGTATATTGTAAGGTATAAAAAGAATTTAACCAAGTTCAATTATTTCATTCCGAAGTCAAGTAGTATTGGGAACGAAAGACCAATAATGAATGATTCTATTTCGGTTGCTACTGCTGAAAGTAAAATTGATAATAAAAATTATTATTACCAGAAATTCAGTTCTTACCTTCTTGAAAGAAAGCAACGTGTAGGTAGGATTAAAAAGCGAACCGAAGGAATAGTTTTGAGCGTTGAGAACATTGTTTTTGATACGGAAGAACTTTACTTCGTCATCGAGATTAAGAATAATTCTACTTTGGATTATGATTTGAATTTCTTAAAACTCTCGGTTGAAACAAGACAAAAGGGAAAAAAGAAATCGTTACAACGTTTGTATCAAGAACCATTATTTAAATACAATCAGCCTTCCAAAATAAAGGAAAATGAAACAGTTCGGTTTGTATATGTAATACCAAAGTTTTCATTATCCAATGACCGCAGAGCAATTTTGGAATTGCACGAAAAAGATGGTGAACGCAATATTAAACTGAAAATATCACATAGTCATATCAATAACCCAAATTAG
- the merTP gene encoding mercuric transport protein MerTP — MAPNKTSNTAAYTGIFTAVAASICCITPVLALIAGTSGIASTFSWVEPFRPYLIGLTIIVLVFAWYQKLRPKTQEEIDCACEDDAKPSFWQSKRFLLIVTLFAALMLAFPYYSNLFYAQPAKDIVYVSQSNIKKQTFEVAGMTCAGCEAHVESEVNKLDGIISIKASYENANTIVEFDKTKTDLPTIRKAIESTGYKIIE; from the coding sequence ATGGCACCGAATAAAACTTCAAATACCGCGGCCTATACCGGCATTTTTACCGCAGTTGCAGCATCAATATGTTGTATAACCCCTGTCTTGGCATTAATTGCTGGAACAAGCGGAATTGCATCTACATTCTCTTGGGTCGAGCCATTTAGACCCTATCTTATCGGCTTGACCATTATTGTTTTGGTCTTTGCCTGGTACCAGAAACTACGACCGAAAACACAGGAAGAAATAGATTGCGCCTGTGAAGATGATGCGAAACCATCGTTTTGGCAATCCAAACGGTTCTTATTGATAGTAACACTATTCGCCGCATTGATGCTGGCCTTCCCGTACTATTCCAATCTATTTTATGCACAGCCCGCCAAGGATATCGTCTATGTCTCTCAATCCAATATCAAAAAACAGACTTTTGAAGTCGCTGGAATGACCTGTGCAGGTTGTGAGGCACACGTAGAAAGCGAAGTCAATAAATTGGACGGAATTATTTCTATCAAAGCCAGCTACGAAAATGCTAATACCATAGTGGAATTTGACAAGACCAAAACCGATTTGCCCACAATCCGAAAAGCTATAGAAAGCACGGGGTACAAAATAATAGAATAA
- a CDS encoding conjugal transfer protein TraK has translation MKTPYKNIYSILKLNRFIVLAVVVFAFLASTFSVWIAFRTNQNALNSAFAINTDGSIIPLKLVTQKENFRVEALAHLELFHNYFYNIDASNYERNLEKALWLGNSSVDNLYRQKKADGVYNRLLQYSLVQKVLSIDSRIIENNGSYSFTTTTIFEINRGSIIDTYELVSTGNLIMVNRNFPNNPHGLLITDYFENTLKKLNNEN, from the coding sequence ATGAAAACACCTTATAAGAATATTTATAGCATCCTAAAATTAAATAGGTTCATCGTTTTGGCAGTCGTAGTGTTTGCCTTTTTGGCGAGTACATTTTCCGTTTGGATAGCATTTAGAACTAACCAAAATGCACTCAATAGTGCATTCGCCATCAACACCGATGGTAGCATCATTCCGCTTAAACTCGTTACCCAAAAGGAAAATTTCAGGGTTGAAGCTTTGGCGCATTTGGAACTGTTCCACAATTACTTCTATAACATCGATGCAAGCAACTATGAACGGAACTTGGAAAAAGCGCTTTGGTTGGGCAATAGTTCAGTTGACAATCTGTACCGCCAGAAAAAAGCGGATGGCGTTTACAACCGCTTATTACAGTATTCGTTGGTTCAAAAAGTGTTGAGCATCGATTCAAGGATAATTGAAAATAATGGTTCTTATAGTTTTACAACAACAACCATTTTTGAAATCAATAGAGGCTCTATAATTGACACCTACGAACTGGTTTCAACTGGAAACCTCATTATGGTCAATCGGAACTTCCCGAACAATCCACACGGATTATTGATAACAGATTATTTTGAAAACACCTTAAAAAAACTGAACAATGAAAATTGA
- the traM gene encoding conjugative transposon protein TraM: MKVEKNKIVFAAVLAVIFIFLISYSVMVMGDDESENENLEQTQIPDLEENQKEYDSKLDAINDLKEVRENNAPSIYDEKLIDSLGFYSADLPEREKERIVDSIYSAGKIKYSDLTYQNLGKRRTAPKKVQEVDSADIKREQKIEAKELGLEHQLFFAASPKPNDISIIGNTDETIYVVVDGDQVVKANSRLRMRLTKAAMINNKQMPKNTLVFGFISFQPNRALIEIENIRHHPTKLKAFDLQDGSEGIYVQNNFRSEITTEVLDDVIGDINIPSVPEVGGITKILKRKNRSIKVTVLNNYKLILKPKL, encoded by the coding sequence ATGAAAGTAGAAAAGAATAAAATAGTTTTTGCTGCGGTTTTGGCAGTAATCTTCATTTTCCTGATATCATACTCTGTAATGGTAATGGGAGATGATGAAAGTGAAAATGAAAACCTCGAACAGACCCAAATACCAGATTTGGAAGAAAATCAAAAAGAATACGATTCCAAACTGGATGCCATCAATGATTTAAAGGAAGTACGTGAAAACAATGCTCCGAGTATCTATGATGAAAAACTGATTGATTCCCTTGGCTTTTATAGTGCAGATTTGCCTGAACGTGAAAAAGAACGTATCGTGGATAGCATCTATTCAGCTGGAAAAATCAAATATTCTGATTTGACCTATCAGAATCTTGGGAAAAGAAGAACAGCTCCCAAAAAAGTTCAAGAAGTAGATTCCGCAGACATAAAAAGAGAACAGAAAATTGAAGCCAAAGAATTGGGCCTGGAACATCAATTATTTTTTGCTGCTTCTCCAAAACCAAACGACATTTCAATCATCGGGAATACGGATGAAACAATCTACGTGGTAGTCGATGGCGACCAAGTAGTAAAAGCAAATTCCCGATTGCGGATGCGACTTACCAAGGCTGCAATGATTAACAATAAACAAATGCCAAAAAACACACTCGTTTTTGGATTTATCAGTTTTCAGCCCAATCGCGCTTTAATAGAAATCGAGAATATCAGACATCATCCTACTAAACTCAAAGCTTTCGATTTACAGGATGGTAGTGAGGGCATCTATGTACAAAACAATTTTAGATCAGAAATTACCACGGAGGTTCTGGACGATGTTATAGGCGATATCAATATTCCGAGTGTTCCCGAAGTTGGTGGTATTACTAAAATCCTAAAACGGAAAAATCGAAGCATTAAAGTGACCGTGTTGAACAATTATAAGCTTATTCTAAAACCAAAACTATGA
- a CDS encoding N-acetylmuramoyl-L-alanine amidase family protein, which produces MKNLLKNVSFVILVLKMCFIFGQESTAQKRIIIDVGHGGKDAGAIGINDIQEKDVVLSIANEILKLNDDLEKPLDIYLTRYKDTLISLSDRTKLTKALNADLFVSLHCNHSDNPDARGIEVYASRKQEKFSKASVFMGYQIESALCEAIGYDSRGVKFANFQVLRETADYCTAILIELGFLSNWDEESYISDNHNIERIALSILLSIQKSIEL; this is translated from the coding sequence ATGAAAAATCTGCTCAAAAACGTCAGTTTTGTGATTTTGGTTCTAAAAATGTGCTTCATTTTTGGACAAGAATCGACTGCTCAAAAACGAATAATAATTGACGTTGGACACGGCGGAAAAGATGCTGGTGCAATTGGTATAAATGACATTCAAGAAAAAGATGTGGTTTTATCGATTGCAAATGAGATTTTAAAGTTAAATGACGACTTGGAAAAACCACTCGATATTTATTTGACCAGGTATAAAGACACTTTAATATCATTATCGGACAGGACTAAACTGACCAAAGCCTTAAATGCTGATTTGTTTGTGTCTTTGCATTGCAATCATTCCGATAATCCGGATGCAAGAGGTATTGAAGTTTACGCTTCAAGAAAACAAGAAAAATTCTCAAAAGCATCGGTTTTTATGGGCTATCAAATTGAAAGTGCACTTTGTGAAGCAATAGGCTATGATAGCAGAGGTGTGAAGTTTGCGAACTTTCAGGTGCTAAGGGAAACAGCAGATTATTGTACTGCCATATTAATAGAATTGGGCTTTTTATCCAATTGGGATGAAGAAAGCTATATCTCAGACAACCACAATATTGAGCGTATCGCACTATCGATATTATTATCCATTCAAAAATCAATAGAATTATGA
- a CDS encoding RteC domain-containing protein, with protein sequence MNFQILSKILLQDLDEIKNQYDNILERANRSIRVCRNLLTTFKKEILYKEFQTIKEEIKFFKETKQIPLTNLIYFSEIHSFEVQFPKGNKDDQLKFIKKKINKLNRFFLINIDFGRYINSGATHFDKEYYTRDYLETFHIITSKFYFQDPEFCTPRDMLLGKYKAYDSLVFYLDEKKFQIRKGLNGKPKTTKPIEKIQWPFSNTDYVELLYALCAKGLGRQDNQGIMNVSKKLQQIFDFTPKDIYKTFQEIKNRKNSRTLFLDQLSTSLLIEMDKSEE encoded by the coding sequence ATGAATTTTCAAATACTTTCGAAAATACTGCTTCAGGACCTTGATGAAATAAAAAATCAATATGATAATATTTTAGAAAGGGCTAACCGTTCAATAAGAGTTTGTCGTAATTTATTGACAACCTTTAAAAAAGAAATCCTCTATAAAGAATTCCAAACCATCAAGGAAGAAATAAAATTCTTTAAAGAAACGAAACAAATTCCGCTTACAAACCTAATTTATTTTTCAGAAATACATTCCTTTGAAGTTCAGTTTCCAAAAGGAAATAAAGATGACCAGTTAAAATTCATTAAGAAGAAAATCAATAAGTTAAATCGATTTTTCCTTATCAATATAGATTTTGGACGATACATCAATTCTGGGGCTACCCATTTTGACAAAGAATACTATACACGAGATTACCTTGAAACATTTCACATTATAACATCCAAATTCTACTTCCAAGACCCTGAATTTTGCACACCAAGAGATATGCTTCTTGGCAAGTACAAAGCTTATGATTCATTAGTATTTTATTTGGATGAGAAAAAATTCCAAATCCGAAAAGGTTTAAATGGTAAACCGAAAACCACTAAACCAATAGAAAAAATTCAATGGCCATTTTCAAATACGGATTACGTGGAACTACTTTATGCGCTCTGTGCAAAAGGTTTAGGAAGGCAGGATAATCAAGGCATAATGAATGTTTCTAAAAAACTGCAACAGATATTTGACTTCACACCAAAAGACATTTACAAAACCTTTCAAGAGATCAAAAACAGGAAAAATAGTAGAACACTCTTTCTAGACCAACTTTCCACATCCTTACTTATAGAAATGGATAAAAGCGAAGAATAA
- a CDS encoding winged helix-turn-helix transcriptional regulator codes for MTLIAKEAVTEANEKAKEEGGVTGGVTGGAIDATKALTKRQKEVIKLIANNTTITYTEIAEALGINESAVGKHITAIKNKDFLVRHCETGGYWEIKLEMN; via the coding sequence ATGACTCTTATTGCTAAAGAAGCTGTTACAGAAGCTAATGAAAAGGCTAAAGAAGAAGGTGGTGTAACAGGTGGTGTAACAGGTGGTGCAATTGATGCAACTAAAGCACTAACTAAAAGACAAAAAGAAGTTATTAAACTTATAGCAAACAATACTACTATTACCTATACTGAAATAGCTGAAGCTTTAGGTATCAATGAATCTGCTGTTGGCAAACACATTACAGCTATTAAAAATAAAGATTTTTTAGTGCGTCACTGCGAGACAGGGGGCTATTGGGAAATTAAACTCGAAATGAATTAA
- a CDS encoding TraG family conjugative transposon ATPase produces the protein MNKINLSAYQPIVDIQDNIVFANNGNVILCYKGNLPEIYSLSEKDFEDMHGAWFQALKSLPVGTVVHKQDIYLKKSYSSEQLPNSTFLEKATHEHFKGRGHIEHSCYLFFILTKNKALNNPKYVNPFRKVSKGIVQELDDNIKSFVNSVSDSVSFINNSRKMDFVSLKAEEIQQLTSAYFNGFNEGYDTDILLDKKSVNIGENHFDALAINSELCFGESVQSSKTNEKFTSDDFVFHQGFIDGLGLTLNENHIVNQILYLDDKQKWRKLLDKKIEELNKSSNFGSQNKVVLGKIQHILDQINADDNARIIRGHLNIVYWAKEAKELDKITSKIKTEFKELDIIPYYPRGEERKNYILNSYCCFSSNFSNNDLYVTDLKHALCLFINNTNYKSDPTGIIFNDREHNIPVLKDVWDEKKKRIKARNFAIFAPTGEGKSFLANNILRQYFESGVRLVIIDLGGSYTKFAKLYPEQYTVLRYESGKNLGINPFYISNQNDLTPERLEDLSVFLFELFASDLKVTKAQSVSIKKILRYYYDSNSENHSLEGFYSFIEKNQKDLLNTLKIHPDYFNVTSFLHVMSEYVGDGLYSFLFEVSEDQTYKIEDKRLIVFELDEVKDNKEILSVMLKLIKSAIQRTIWKNRAEKGIILFDEFAKQLKFENVLESVEFYYQAIRKQNGAIGIILQSINQLPNNSTSASILENTQVIYSLNNEKGYDELVKRLNFSTHDLNQLKSIKNNLSGPRKYTEMFIKIGRESNIFRLEVPKEVYAAYLTDGKENEEIMKLYEEHHDMKKAIIQFTSKT, from the coding sequence ATGAACAAGATTAACCTTTCGGCATATCAACCCATCGTAGATATTCAGGACAATATCGTATTTGCCAATAATGGCAATGTTATTTTGTGCTACAAAGGAAATCTGCCGGAAATATACTCGTTGTCTGAAAAGGATTTTGAAGATATGCACGGTGCTTGGTTTCAGGCATTAAAGTCTTTGCCAGTTGGTACTGTGGTTCATAAACAGGATATCTACTTGAAGAAATCCTATTCTTCAGAACAACTTCCGAATTCCACCTTTTTGGAAAAAGCTACCCACGAGCATTTTAAAGGTCGTGGACATATCGAGCACAGCTGCTATTTGTTCTTCATATTGACCAAAAATAAGGCACTCAACAATCCGAAATACGTCAACCCTTTCAGAAAAGTTTCAAAAGGAATCGTACAGGAACTGGATGACAATATTAAAAGCTTTGTAAACTCGGTTAGCGATTCGGTTTCCTTCATCAATAATAGCCGAAAGATGGATTTTGTTTCGCTTAAAGCGGAAGAGATACAGCAACTAACAAGTGCCTATTTCAATGGCTTTAATGAAGGCTACGATACCGATATTTTACTGGACAAAAAAAGCGTCAATATTGGCGAAAACCATTTTGATGCCCTGGCCATCAACAGCGAACTGTGCTTTGGCGAAAGTGTACAGAGTAGCAAAACCAATGAGAAATTCACTTCTGACGATTTTGTGTTTCATCAAGGGTTTATTGATGGCTTAGGGCTTACGCTTAACGAGAATCACATTGTCAATCAGATTTTGTATCTGGATGACAAACAGAAATGGCGTAAACTGCTCGATAAGAAGATTGAGGAACTCAACAAAAGTTCAAATTTCGGTTCGCAGAATAAAGTGGTGCTTGGCAAAATCCAGCACATTCTTGACCAAATCAATGCCGATGATAATGCACGAATCATCCGTGGTCATCTCAATATTGTCTATTGGGCGAAAGAAGCTAAAGAGCTCGACAAAATAACTTCAAAAATAAAGACCGAATTTAAGGAATTGGATATCATACCATACTATCCAAGAGGCGAAGAACGTAAGAATTATATCCTAAACAGTTACTGCTGTTTTTCGTCCAATTTCTCGAACAACGATTTGTATGTAACGGATTTAAAACACGCGCTTTGCCTGTTCATCAATAACACCAATTACAAAAGCGATCCTACCGGAATCATCTTCAACGACCGTGAGCATAACATTCCTGTTTTAAAGGATGTTTGGGATGAAAAAAAGAAACGAATTAAAGCAAGGAACTTTGCCATTTTTGCACCAACGGGCGAAGGCAAATCGTTTTTGGCCAACAACATCCTTCGCCAATATTTTGAAAGTGGCGTTCGTCTGGTCATTATCGACTTGGGTGGCTCTTACACCAAATTTGCAAAGCTCTATCCTGAACAATATACCGTACTTCGTTATGAGAGTGGAAAAAATTTAGGCATCAACCCATTTTACATCAGTAACCAAAATGACCTGACACCTGAAAGATTGGAAGACTTATCGGTGTTCCTGTTTGAATTATTTGCATCGGACTTAAAAGTGACCAAAGCACAATCGGTTTCCATAAAAAAGATATTGCGCTATTATTACGATAGCAATTCTGAAAATCATTCTTTGGAAGGCTTCTACAGTTTTATAGAAAAGAATCAGAAAGACCTTCTGAACACCTTAAAAATCCATCCCGACTACTTCAATGTTACAAGCTTTTTGCACGTAATGTCTGAATACGTCGGCGATGGTCTATATAGTTTTCTTTTTGAAGTGAGCGAAGACCAGACCTATAAAATTGAAGACAAACGATTGATTGTTTTTGAACTGGATGAAGTCAAGGATAACAAGGAAATCTTGTCCGTAATGTTGAAGCTGATAAAGTCCGCCATCCAAAGAACCATTTGGAAAAACCGTGCTGAAAAAGGAATTATCCTATTCGACGAGTTCGCCAAGCAACTGAAGTTTGAAAACGTATTGGAAAGCGTAGAATTTTACTATCAAGCCATACGTAAACAAAACGGTGCGATTGGGATTATCCTTCAATCCATCAATCAGCTTCCTAACAATTCAACTTCTGCAAGCATCTTGGAGAACACACAGGTCATTTATAGCCTGAACAATGAAAAAGGCTATGACGAACTGGTTAAAAGGCTCAACTTTTCAACCCACGACTTAAACCAATTAAAGTCTATTAAAAACAATCTTTCCGGACCACGGAAGTACACCGAAATGTTTATCAAAATCGGGAGGGAAAGCAACATTTTCCGTCTTGAAGTTCCAAAGGAAGTGTATGCAGCTTATTTGACCGATGGAAAGGAAAACGAAGAAATAATGAAGCTCTACGAAGAGCATCACGATATGAAAAAAGCAATAATTCAATTCACATCTAAAACATAA
- a CDS encoding GDCCVxC domain-containing (seleno)protein has protein sequence MKIQLKSTITCPECGHKKAEEMPTTACQFFYECENCKTVLKPKEGDCCVFCSYGTVACPPIQENKNCC, from the coding sequence ATGAAGATTCAATTAAAATCTACGATTACCTGTCCAGAATGCGGCCACAAAAAGGCTGAAGAAATGCCAACCACCGCCTGTCAATTCTTTTATGAATGTGAGAATTGCAAAACGGTTCTGAAACCAAAAGAAGGGGATTGTTGTGTATTCTGTTCTTATGGTACTGTGGCTTGTCCGCCGATTCAAGAAAATAAAAATTGTTGTTAA
- a CDS encoding helix-turn-helix domain-containing protein, with translation MPTSIITTDDLREFKMELLDDIKQLLSKQATGKLKKYLKSSEVMDLLQVSPGTLQNLRINGTLPYNKVGGIIYYDAEEIQKVMDANRVQHGLNS, from the coding sequence ATGCCAACAAGTATTATTACCACAGACGACCTTCGGGAATTCAAAATGGAATTGCTCGATGACATCAAACAACTATTATCCAAACAAGCCACTGGAAAGCTGAAAAAATATCTCAAATCTTCCGAGGTTATGGATTTACTTCAAGTCAGTCCAGGCACACTTCAGAACCTTCGTATCAATGGTACTTTGCCCTACAACAAAGTTGGTGGCATCATCTACTATGACGCAGAGGAAATTCAAAAAGTTATGGATGCCAACCGTGTGCAGCACGGCCTAAATTCTTAA